From Methylomonas sp. EFPC3, a single genomic window includes:
- the phoB gene encoding phosphate regulon transcriptional regulator PhoB, translating into MSNLNVLVVEDEDAIREMLVMVLEQASFKVLAVASAEQARESLADNMVDLIVLDWMLPGISGVEMARRLKSEPGYKDLPIILLTARGEEEDKIRGLEIGADDYITKPFSPRELIARIKAVMRRSGKLSESGQLSIGDLTLDAEQHKLTIDGRSLEVSPTEFRLMQFFMTNPDKVYSRTHLLDQVWGRSVYIEERTVDVHIRRLRKILAEYGREELIQTVRGFGYRFSLAN; encoded by the coding sequence GTTGGAGCAAGCGTCGTTTAAAGTGTTGGCGGTAGCCAGTGCGGAGCAGGCGCGGGAAAGTCTGGCGGATAATATGGTGGATTTGATTGTGCTGGATTGGATGTTGCCCGGAATCAGCGGCGTTGAAATGGCCAGACGCCTGAAAAGCGAACCTGGCTATAAGGATCTGCCAATCATTTTGCTGACGGCGCGCGGCGAGGAAGAGGATAAGATCCGCGGCCTGGAGATCGGTGCCGACGACTACATCACCAAACCCTTTTCGCCCCGGGAATTGATTGCCCGGATTAAGGCCGTAATGCGGCGTAGCGGCAAACTCTCCGAATCGGGTCAATTGAGCATTGGCGACTTGACGCTGGATGCCGAGCAGCACAAGCTGACGATAGACGGTCGAAGCCTGGAAGTCAGCCCGACGGAGTTCAGACTGATGCAGTTTTTTATGACCAATCCAGACAAAGTCTACAGCCGTACCCATCTACTGGACCAAGTTTGGGGGCGTAGCGTTTACATCGAAGAACGCACGGTGGATGTGCATATCCGCCGCCTGCGCAAAATTCTGGCGGAATACGGCCGCGAAGAACTGATACAAACGGTACGCGGCTTCGGTTACCGGTTTTCCTTGGCGAATTAA